The Bicyclus anynana chromosome 13, ilBicAnyn1.1, whole genome shotgun sequence region tatataatgtataagtCTCAATATCTCAACAGTAAGAGCAGTTGGACTTATCACCTAGgtttggtggttcgatccccatcccgttggtctattgtaatacccactcctagcacagtcttttccgactagttggaggagaatgagtatattataaaaaaaatatgactaaattcctaaaaaaatttaaaaaaaaatgtaattttcatatTACAGTTGAGATAGACAGAAAACTGCTTATTTAATATTACAGCAAGTTCAAGGAATCTTGTTTagatatattgtattttattgagACTTTATTGTAGagattttattgtatgtattgtatagAGACTAGAAATAGAAGTGTATTATGTATTCAAAATTTGCCTACTCCAGCTTTGGTTAGCATTTTATTTAAGACTGGATTATCACTAAGTGAGAACATCAGTTCagcatagttttattttatatacttaagcAAAATatgtttgatataaaaataataaaacttttgaaaatacaaaattttattaaaccaaaACTAAGAAATTATTCATTTGATTCATATCCAAAAAGTCCCCTGTCCTTTTCCAGAAGTAACAGGGAAGATTCCTTAATCCTGTCCAATACTTCTAAAAGCTTGTTTTTTGAGAAAACTTTGTACAGGCAGCGATTTTCACCTGCAATCAAATCACAGATTTTCATAGCTTCTTTGTGATTCTCAATATCATTGTTGCTTTGCAAGATTTTAAGAATCAATAATGTAATTTCAGGTATGCACAAACATCTTAAAGTGTCCAATTGTTTGTTCCTTTCCTCTTTTTCTTCTGAAGTGAAACTGTTAGAGGATACACTATCAGTTTCATCTTGGAGCCATCCTCCAGGGAATAACAGAGTGTTGTACAGTAAACTCTTTGTATGACGAGATAGGTGTAACACAGTATTTTTCCATCTTGCCTTCTGTTGTTCTACTAGGGCACTCTTTTGTTCATGGTGAACCTTGTCAGAAAATGTAGCATCATGAGGCAAAGGTTCAACATCCTTCGGTTGACCACTTATGAAGTGTCTGTACCAAGTTGCAAAGGCCTCCAAACCTTCTAGGTAGGCCTTCAGACATAAATGTTCTCTCAGCTCTGAAGAGTTTGATGGTACTCTATCAATATagtttgtaaacattttttggAAGCTATTAACACATAAGAGAGCAGCATCAGTGTTCCCAATGAATATAAATGTGCGAATCATGGTATTGCTCAGCCAAAGTGCTTCTTGTAATTGATCctcaataaatgacaaccattcaAGGGATAGAACGACTTGGTTAACTAATGTTTTATCCTTTTCAACTGCAGGGTTTTGAGTGAGCATCAAATCTATGTTTCCATAGCCTTGTTGGATATCCGTGATTGCTTTCTTGATTGCTACTCTCGCAGATGCAGCAACGTTTACTCCTGCTTTTAATCCAGCATTGACTACTGATTCTCGATGTTCACTTTTCTGTATGTGACCCATCAAATCTGCATAAAGAGCAATTTGCCTTTGAACTGGCACTGTAGATGTGTAATATGCAATAAGTTCGGGATTTTCACAGCCACTCTCACCTAAGCCCTCAATAAGTTGTGCAACATATTTCTCCAAAACCTTATCGCCAACGTTATGTTGTGGGTCCTTACCCATCTGTCTCAGTACAAGCACTAAATGAGCTAGAAATCGAATAAATTTCTCATCAGAATTTTCAAGCCAGTGGAGGGAGTCCTCCATTATTGTTCGGACATGTCCAAGCATCAGATGACGCTGGCATGTTTGATAATTGGACTCCCTTTTGCCTTCCATCAAAGCTTTAACAGCATTAAAGATTTGCTCCAAAGACAGCTCTTCAACTTGAAGTTCACTTTGCAACAATTCTAAAACATCCTGTGGAGTTGTGTTTGCTTCAGCAGTAGCGTGATGCTCTCTTAAAAATTTATCAACCCTTGCCTCAATTTGAACTCTTAAATGTGCCCACAGCAAATCCTCCCAATTTCCTTGACAAGCTGGTAGAGTGCTTTGTAGATGACCGCATAGTATTCCAACAGTAGCTCTATAGCTTATATTTTCTGAGACATCACTTGCAATGTTTAAAGAGCACCACTTCCACAAGTCTCGGGAAGAATTTCCAGAAACTTCTAAAGTGCCAGTCTTATCTTGTTCATAATGCAGCAACTTCCATCCTTGTAGAACAGCACCTCGCCACGCCTGCCCTGCGCTTATGCATAAGGATACTGCATCATTAAACTTGCCACAGCGCACTTCAGTGAATACTCTTTTACataaatcattatcatccttTTTGTCATCAGTGTGGATTGTTTTGTTTTGGCGTTTGGGTGCATCAGGGTCCATGCATGTGATCATTGAAGTATTCTTCTCTTTGTTGAATAAGCTCGAGCCAATGAGTAGTTGGTGAAGTGTGTTACCCCAATGTACATTGTTATTAACAACTGGAGCTGAAGTTTTAGTTGCTTCCTCTTGATAAGCAGCAGTGGCTTCGAGCCAGTCTACTAACAGTTGAAGTAGACGTAACTCGGAATCGCTTTGAAAAAAAGCGTTAACTAAAGTTTGCTGTGAGAGGGTAGGTTCCAGAATAATACTGTCCAATGATTGGGGATGCTCATTTATAGAGTCCTCGTACAGACATTGTATAAGTTTCCATGTATTCGCTTCCTCTGCTAACCAATAGTTATGAGCATTGTATCGATGCCAGGGCTCTACCAACTCTAAAGAATCACGACACACTTGAGATAACCTAGATAGAGTATCCAAAACTTCACTCGGACGAGCGGAttgtattatttcaaaaaacgCTTCATTCAAATCGTCTCCGGCGTTACCTGTGTTCAATATAATTGAAGATTCATCCAACACTTGCCTCAAGCTTGTATCATTTAGCGTTTTCAAAATTAAAGACTCGTTGATTGGCGATATATTTAATGTATCATCTCTGCCTAAAATTTGTCTAACCCGTTTGTTTTTGGGAGTTTGATGCAAGGACTGGAACTGAAAACTTCTGTCGTAACTCATCGCTACACTTATTAAGCAGctttttactaatatttgtattttttcttcACTTTTTTGCCTCTCAGATCTCGGCGCcggtttaaatttttaatttgtctacagCACAGATTAACTACGTAGTCTGCAACTCTGCAGATAACAAACAAAACGGAAAACCAAAGAGTATGTTGTCACTAATCACCTAACAttacgttttaaaaaaaacattaatttattgtgACCAAAGAAAATATTACTCTAAGAGGGAGTGTCACATCACTACGGGTTACTGGTTGTTGTTACAATCACTGATTcgtatctttttagccgtttgtgctGACTCGTATCCAGAGAATGAgaatctaaatattttatagccatGCGTGATCACAATAATTCAATATGTCCTTAGCGCTATATTTGCTTACTAAATCACACGCTGACTCGTAGcaacgaaataaaaaacaaaatcaacatTCTTATTGCTTTAATTCTCGGAGGAACGCAATTCCTAAGACATCGACATTCAATTCCTAAGACGACAAGAAAAAGCTTGAAGTCTTGTATAAACTAAAATGatcttggatagaagcaggtattactttgcggaagttcgtCATTAATAGATGATATGAGATCACTCATAATTCACAGACATTATCATCTTTTTACCCTTAGCCCACATAGATGGGGTCGGCGAAATATGTCATTCTTCTCCATTCGTCAACCGTCTCTATTTCTCGACAACTCTTCATCCACACTCTTtgcacacatgtcctctttcacacactccaaccatctcttatttggccttcctctcctctcttgtccttccacttgcaaattcaagattatttttttctagtaaCATGACTTTCGTCCCTCCGCAATACAATCATGTCCATAACGagctaaccttttactcctcaatttttctgtcacggcgtcactttcagacttcctcataaaatacataaaagtaaaaataacatGTCTTTGTCTGTGAATTCAAGGGGCAttccttattttaataatatgattcACAGATAAAGAcatgataattttactttttggacTATTTGTAGGTAAGTACAATATATCTGGTTgcaaatgatttttatttacaaatggtTACAAAATACAATCATCTCAAACAAAATCTCATGCAAACGCACCTCACTATTCGGTTCGGTAAGATTAAAGGGTCACAGACCCTTAATTATTTTTCGCCACCCGTTTTGAAACaggtaacatatttttaaaattagttttaccagttttatcaaataaataaaatataaattacgacACATGATGACCATAATATTCCTGATTTAACATCATGTTTTATCAATCGTACATAATTGGAGCATAGTATTTTATCAAACTTGTGCCGGGTCACGTATTAGGTATATTTCTACTTTGCAAGTTCTATTTGCAACTTGAATTTCCAAAGCGCCAGTAAGGCAAGTACCAGGATTTTACTGAATCCAAATcccaataatttaatattaagtaaactttttattttaactacctAAATGTTcccaaatttataatataaataagtaacaaaaaaaGCAATCTTGAACCAAAAAAATACCTGgggttcataataattaattaattaagttgcATAAAAATTGATACGGGtaagttttgtttaattttgttttgccTAACACTTTACTTAAACACAATTGTTTACTCTCAAATGTttagttaaccgacttcaaaagaaggaggaggttctttaATCGGCGGAATCTTTTTAAATCAAGTCACAGCAGGTGCCAGGATAATtcattatgtatattaaaaaataaaatttattaaaagtttaattaactttattcgaaaatactagcggtcgcccgcggcTTTGTCattgtaaaattctgtttttcataaatcccgcgggaactatggggTTTCTGGGTAAAATATCCTACATGTTACATAATAACTTCCcctatctaccagtgaaagtctCAATTatatcagttcagccgttttaGAAATTAGTccagacaaacagaaaaaaatggtattttttaaaaagctttatttttacaatactcAAACAATGTTTTACATAGTtaatttgaaatcacagacagacatttaaattttggtcagtattattattaataagtagttctttttttaaaaagaatgtatgccatatttttttataatatgaacaatattcccatttcccaccaactagtcgggaaagactgctaggagtgggtacgacaatagatcaatgcagtgaggattgaaccacaaCCCCTCGGTGAAGAGTCAAActgcttttaccgttgagctatggGGGCTCAATTTAGATGCTGTAATAATATGTAACCTTGTGTAAAATGATGACCAACTTATAAAggtggatttacatttgtctgacgtgatgTGACGAGACACATCAGAACACAaacggtatcatacattttgtgtgGCAATGTTTTGTATAGTTTTCACTTATGTTTTGTAACATgacgtgatggcttctgatgtctcgcatacaaaatatatgaaaccgattctgttttgatgcgtcacaacacaaCATGTCAAACAAATATAATTCGGCTTAATCCATGTCCCAAACAGATATAGGTACGGTATGGcatcaattaattacttaattattaatcgtatatttaaagaaaatatatttcaccaAATTGGTAAAGAATAttctatattaaataaaactagcATTTAGCattgtatttgtaaataaattaagacaaGGCCTATGGCATTGATATTtgtgaattattttaaattttttattatttaaattttatagtttCTTTTGACCATTTTTTATGATTCACTGAACTATAACACTGATAATATAAGAAAGATTACTATtagaaatatacataaatattagaatttaaataaaagtaaaatataaatagtcttTATTTTGACTatgttacttaattttatacacTAGAGCAATAAGTCAGGCTATCCTTTGATATATTATGCCTCCTCTTGAATAAGCCATTGTCTTTGTCTCTGAACTCTCTGTCCTTCTTCCTGtttctatttaaattagttgtggaaagacaaattttattaaaaataatttattgtactaGTGTTTTCTTAACGAAACAAAACATACCTATTTTGTGgatactaaagaaaaaaaaaagcaacaaTTAAGGTAGGTAAACaagtaaatcaaataaattattatttttcttctgATAAAATATTTGCCAGCaagacaattatttttaaaaaaaacaagctgtTTTCTATTTATGTGTTTAAGAATTTACTAATATATCTATGAGTATTATAAAATCTTGGAAAATCCACATCAAAATTGGATAGCACACAATAGCCTTCTAATACATGTCCAGTAGTTACAAGAAGGTCCTAGTCCTATCAATAATGTCAATGTAATCTTGattattgaattaatatttgtatactagcggacccggtcaagcttcgttttgacataagtgcacttattctctatctctactctacccttctatacctctacccctaccctacccgtatcctacccctaccgcttgactcttaaacgtttgtatgggaaatagaaaacggcagtttttagggttttcccggaaattatttaattttttctcaccttttaaaccttccctatacctccacaaacatttcaagaccaagataagataaatccgttaaactgttctcgagttttagcgagactaactaacagcaattcatttttatatatatatagattgttattaatattacctTCATAATGTACACAAAACCTTCTTTTTATTAAGTTGGTAAAACTAATTAAAGCCTAGTAAAGGACTCAGGACGgtgtaaagattctatcttaaaccataaaaaaagtataacatCCTAAGTGTACCcctcagaatacaaaaaaacaaaaaagtgtttttctgtattctgaggtgtaccctataattttatactattagatatgtcactagcgcatcGAAAGTAAGGCAATCAAAGGCACCtaattattgtcttaatttcatttagttgcatagtaaacaataaactctatttaaacaaatagtacaaatagctaataatacttatttacttaatatttgttacaatacaacaaatattgtctacaatgtgaGAGagtgtgtgtttaggaagtgtaaaaactatacataaatatgtacgtaaatacaaaattgtgcatgtgtaaaGTGCAGTAGCTAAATTTtgattactttttaataatctaAATCTAATAGTACCTAAACCTAAAAATCTTTGCTTGTatcaatttttgtaattttataggCACAAAgacatctatagtataaaatatcattgagtgTACCTATACTCACTAATATAAATTACTTCTGTTGGAAATTAGTAAGTTTGCTACACAAAAGTcaaactttttatatatttatattaattaatgttttctgAAATACAAAACAGCAGTATtgctatattatttttgaaaattttattcagTCTCAACTTTACTGAACTTATTTATAtagtaatttcaaaattacataGTTCAAGTTTTTGTTTTGGCTAGTTAAATATTTTGCAACAAGAAACTTTGTTCCTATTCCAAAATAAGAAGACAAAGAGCcctaatattatgttaataaggCATGTGATCTTAATgtgttatacatatataaaaataactttaatctattatttttttttacttttcctgACACTATTGACACATGCCTCAGACAGCAAGTTCTATGTCATTTAGCTGTCATCTCAATAGTAATGTAggagtttttaaattgtttatttcaatcAAGAATTATCCTTATTTTCCTAtactttcattaattttaggCACTTAATGGAGCATAAAATGGACCAAGATCAAATTCTTCACATGTGTTTAACACAAAAACCAGAACTTCAAATTTATCATACTTTAAAGGTAAGAAATCtcttgttatttaaatatttcaattaaaatatattgagaatattgtacaaaatgtatatttatttcaaatgtttTACTTGTTAATGTAACATTTAATGTTGAAGGCTAATGTTCACTTGTAAGGTATATTGGTGTACTTATTAAAGTTAATCTTAAATCTCATCTCTCATTacacaatttaagaaaatattttcgtaTAGATTGTGACTACAGGGAATTTGCTGCACAATATTTACTtggttttttcttaattttgaagtaaaagGTGTACAAatctaatacctacctacccattgattttattaataatacttgGTCTgatactcatttatttatttagttggtTGGAAATAATCTTTTAACTAGATTTTGCAAAGTTGTTATCAAAATTAagtgtaattattgttttttaaaatgataTCAGTACCTACAAACAACAATACCTACCTCTAATAAAACCTCtaataaaatatgacaaataaataagtacataagTACATTTCTGTTGTCTGTTACAAATTCTGTTG contains the following coding sequences:
- the LOC112058064 gene encoding nuclear pore complex protein Nup107, giving the protein MSYDRSFQFQSLHQTPKNKRVRQILGRDDTLNISPINESLILKTLNDTSLRQVLDESSIILNTGNAGDDLNEAFFEIIQSARPSEVLDTLSRLSQVCRDSLELVEPWHRYNAHNYWLAEEANTWKLIQCLYEDSINEHPQSLDSIILEPTLSQQTLVNAFFQSDSELRLLQLLVDWLEATAAYQEEATKTSAPVVNNNVHWGNTLHQLLIGSSLFNKEKNTSMITCMDPDAPKRQNKTIHTDDKKDDNDLCKRVFTEVRCGKFNDAVSLCISAGQAWRGAVLQGWKLLHYEQDKTGTLEVSGNSSRDLWKWCSLNIASDVSENISYRATVGILCGHLQSTLPACQGNWEDLLWAHLRVQIEARVDKFLREHHATAEANTTPQDVLELLQSELQVEELSLEQIFNAVKALMEGKRESNYQTCQRHLMLGHVRTIMEDSLHWLENSDEKFIRFLAHLVLVLRQMGKDPQHNVGDKVLEKYVAQLIEGLGESGCENPELIAYYTSTVPVQRQIALYADLMGHIQKSEHRESVVNAGLKAGVNVAASARVAIKKAITDIQQGYGNIDLMLTQNPAVEKDKTLVNQVVLSLEWLSFIEDQLQEALWLSNTMIRTFIFIGNTDAALLCVNSFQKMFTNYIDRVPSNSSELREHLCLKAYLEGLEAFATWYRHFISGQPKDVEPLPHDATFSDKVHHEQKSALVEQQKARWKNTVLHLSRHTKSLLYNTLLFPGGWLQDETDSVSSNSFTSEEKEERNKQLDTLRCLCIPEITLLILKILQSNNDIENHKEAMKICDLIAGENRCLYKVFSKNKLLEVLDRIKESSLLLLEKDRGLFGYESNE